The Candidatus Tumulicola sp. genome contains a region encoding:
- a CDS encoding phosphoribosylaminoimidazolesuccinocarboxamide synthase gives MNKGIEIARGKTKILYEVPGQPAQVVVEQTDSISAGDGARRNEIPGKGRLAAQTTARVFRLLNLCGLPTHYLNGGEDDDDNEMVVRRCNMLPLEVVVRGVAAGSFVKRNPSITRGMLLAPRVVEFFVKDDANHDPLISPDQIVASNIAGPHEIAAMTEMARLTFDILAHAWRRRDVLLVDCKIEFGRLASGENQGQLAIADVIDNDSWRIWPQGREDLMLDKQMYRNLPVVDDAALARVKQAYERVAEMAGSFPVMRPGMVAIIADGPQSVDRSNEIAGAFGQFGLPAVRHVASPATTPNYVLQLVSQLEAAFARLAFVAVGEHSALHSMLESASSAPVFHGTRPPDQLALQCAKIFGLEDTVLFGRTLLMQANARSSVIAFDASLQQQLQTGSPGVHLA, from the coding sequence GTGAACAAAGGCATCGAGATCGCACGTGGCAAGACCAAAATTCTATACGAGGTGCCGGGACAGCCGGCACAGGTCGTCGTCGAGCAAACCGATTCCATTTCGGCCGGCGACGGAGCGCGACGGAACGAAATCCCCGGCAAGGGACGCCTAGCCGCGCAAACGACCGCGCGCGTATTCCGCTTGCTCAACCTCTGTGGATTACCGACGCACTATCTCAACGGCGGTGAAGACGACGACGACAACGAGATGGTCGTACGTCGTTGTAACATGCTGCCGCTCGAAGTCGTCGTTCGCGGCGTCGCGGCCGGCTCGTTCGTCAAACGCAATCCGTCGATCACGCGCGGGATGCTGCTTGCTCCGCGGGTGGTCGAGTTTTTCGTGAAGGACGACGCCAATCACGATCCGCTCATTAGTCCCGACCAGATCGTTGCCTCCAACATCGCCGGACCGCATGAAATTGCGGCGATGACCGAGATGGCCCGTCTGACGTTCGACATCTTGGCGCACGCGTGGCGGCGTCGCGACGTGCTATTGGTAGACTGCAAGATCGAATTCGGACGTTTGGCAAGCGGCGAGAATCAAGGGCAGCTCGCCATCGCCGACGTGATCGATAACGACTCGTGGCGCATTTGGCCGCAGGGGCGTGAAGATTTAATGCTCGACAAGCAGATGTATCGCAATCTGCCGGTAGTCGACGATGCGGCGCTCGCGCGCGTAAAACAAGCGTACGAACGCGTCGCCGAAATGGCCGGCTCGTTTCCGGTCATGCGCCCCGGCATGGTGGCGATCATCGCCGATGGTCCGCAGAGCGTCGATCGCTCGAACGAAATCGCGGGAGCGTTCGGACAATTCGGTCTGCCGGCCGTACGCCACGTCGCCAGTCCGGCGACGACACCGAACTACGTACTCCAACTCGTATCGCAGCTCGAAGCTGCCTTTGCTCGTCTCGCGTTCGTGGCCGTCGGGGAACACTCGGCGCTGCACTCGATGCTCGAATCGGCCTCGTCCGCTCCCGTATTCCACGGAACCCGTCCGCCCGACCAGTTGGCGCTGCAATGCGCGAAGATCTTCGGCTTGGAAGACACGGTCTTGTTCGGACGGACGTTGCTCATGCAGGCCAACGCACGCTCGAGCGTGATCGCATTCGATGCGTCGCTCCAACAACAACTGCAGACCGGGTCCCCCGGCGTACATCTTGCCTGA
- the purB gene encoding adenylosuccinate lyase produces the protein MDYRTYASPFSWRYGRAELRSLFSEDTRRRLWRAVWVALAEAQHAAGELISDAELADLRANASRVDVDAALEIEREIHHDLMAEIRVFASQANVGGGKLHLGATSMDIEDTVETYRLRLALSWIGASIDGLLHVFSTQIGRYADLVCMGATHLQPAEPTTLGYRLAVYAQDLTIDRDNLQFVFDNLTAKGLRGAVGTAASYEQLAGGSGRSADFEAHVLQRFGLTAREIATQTYPRKLDYLLLSGLAGVGASLSKFAADVRVLSTPEFGEVAEPFGRKQVGSSAMPFKRNPIVCERIGSLSRLLPGYADAAWQNAATNMLERTLDDSANRRTILPEALLCTDEIVSLAHRVIAGLKVDERRIAANLRTYGPFAGTESVLMEAVRSGGNRQELHESIREACMTSWDALSEGRDNPLSQLLSQEGALTTLLDPAEIRRLLDPSKHVGTAPQRARELAARIDTLPPFPAQLEVRVDDEERS, from the coding sequence ATGGACTATCGTACGTACGCCTCGCCGTTCTCCTGGAGATACGGCCGCGCTGAGCTTCGCTCACTTTTTTCCGAAGATACGCGACGCCGGTTGTGGCGTGCGGTGTGGGTCGCGCTTGCCGAGGCGCAGCACGCCGCCGGCGAGTTGATCTCCGACGCCGAGCTCGCCGATCTACGTGCCAACGCGAGCCGCGTCGATGTCGACGCGGCCTTGGAAATCGAACGCGAGATTCATCACGATCTGATGGCCGAGATCCGCGTCTTCGCTTCCCAGGCGAACGTCGGCGGCGGTAAGCTGCATCTGGGTGCCACCTCCATGGATATCGAGGATACCGTCGAGACGTACCGGTTGCGGTTGGCGCTCTCGTGGATCGGCGCTTCGATCGATGGCCTTCTGCACGTATTTTCTACGCAGATCGGTCGCTATGCCGACTTGGTGTGTATGGGCGCAACCCACTTGCAACCGGCCGAACCGACGACGCTCGGCTATCGCTTGGCCGTGTACGCACAAGACCTGACGATCGACCGCGATAATTTGCAGTTCGTTTTCGATAATCTAACGGCCAAAGGGCTGCGGGGAGCGGTCGGAACGGCGGCTTCGTACGAGCAGTTAGCCGGTGGCTCGGGACGCTCCGCCGATTTCGAGGCGCACGTGCTGCAACGTTTCGGGTTGACGGCACGCGAGATCGCAACCCAAACGTATCCCCGCAAGCTCGATTATCTCTTGTTGTCCGGGCTCGCCGGCGTCGGCGCATCGCTGTCGAAGTTTGCGGCCGACGTTCGCGTGCTCAGCACGCCCGAGTTCGGCGAGGTCGCCGAACCGTTCGGGCGCAAGCAAGTCGGCAGTTCGGCGATGCCGTTCAAACGCAACCCGATCGTGTGCGAACGGATCGGTTCGCTGTCGCGACTGCTGCCCGGTTACGCGGACGCCGCCTGGCAAAACGCCGCTACCAATATGTTGGAACGAACGCTCGACGACAGCGCTAACCGCCGAACGATTCTTCCCGAAGCGTTGCTGTGCACCGACGAAATCGTGTCGCTCGCGCACCGGGTCATCGCCGGACTCAAAGTCGACGAGCGCCGCATCGCCGCCAACCTCCGCACCTACGGGCCGTTCGCGGGCACCGAGTCGGTGTTGATGGAGGCGGTCCGTTCCGGTGGCAACCGTCAGGAGTTGCACGAATCGATTCGCGAAGCGTGCATGACCTCGTGGGACGCGTTGAGCGAAGGCCGCGACAATCCGCTTTCGCAGCTCCTGTCCCAAGAAGGAGCGCTCACGACGCTTTTGGATCCGGCAGAGATTCGGCGTCTGCTCGATCCGTCGAAACACGTTGGAACGGCTCCCCAGCGAGCGCGCGAACTGGCCGCTCGGATCGATACACTGCCGCCGTTTCCGGCGCAACTGGAAGTGCGCGTCGACGACGAGGAGCGTTCGTGA
- a CDS encoding peptide ABC transporter substrate-binding protein, giving the protein MGARIPFAPMRRAPVALERARRVRLHLSGSSDAMKFAALACTVVIVLAACSKTDGTATKAGRHAWTQPGVLRVAVVEEPKSLNPLLASTSVDGFIDRFLFTGLLSADVRGNPIPMLADRVPTQANGGISRDGLTITYKLRRDARWSDGVPVGADDVAWSWRAIMNPRNNIISRHGYDIIRSVSTPDAHTVVVRLGQRFAPFVNTFFAESDQPYSIAPAHALRAFGDINRIQFNDTPSVSDGPFRFVSWTHGDRIVLVRNAGFFKGTPQLSRVVVQFVPDENTAVNLLRTHSIDYVYQPSIETYSALSALPDAHIVWSDMNGYEAVEFNLAHRQTRDPHVRRAIARAIDKASLVERLTHGQEKVATEDIPDWMWAFDPSVRSYPFDIAAARRELTADGYTFGSDGLARKAGSPLQLLLVTDTSDVTHREESVLLQSALRSIGIDITIKTYPQATLFEAAASGGIVQGGKFDITLAPWYAGIDPDDSSQFLCANMPPNGYNTSRYCNPEMEAAQADALTHYDQALRAVAYGRVQRLLARDVPYVFLWWKRQMEPISVDFKGFAPNASTESWNAWQWSI; this is encoded by the coding sequence ATGGGTGCACGGATTCCGTTCGCGCCAATGCGGCGCGCGCCTGTCGCGCTGGAACGCGCGCGGAGGGTACGGCTACATTTGTCCGGTAGTTCGGATGCGATGAAATTCGCCGCGCTCGCATGCACCGTCGTCATTGTGCTCGCCGCTTGCTCGAAGACCGACGGGACGGCGACAAAAGCGGGACGCCATGCATGGACGCAGCCGGGCGTTCTGCGCGTCGCAGTCGTCGAAGAACCGAAGAGCCTGAACCCTCTGCTGGCGTCGACCAGCGTCGACGGCTTCATCGACCGTTTCCTCTTTACCGGGCTACTCTCGGCCGACGTCCGCGGGAACCCGATTCCGATGCTCGCCGACCGGGTTCCGACGCAAGCCAACGGCGGCATCAGTCGCGACGGACTGACCATAACCTACAAGCTGCGCCGCGACGCCCGCTGGTCGGACGGGGTGCCCGTGGGTGCCGACGACGTGGCCTGGTCGTGGCGTGCCATCATGAACCCCCGCAACAACATCATCTCCCGCCACGGCTACGACATCATCCGCAGCGTCTCGACGCCCGACGCTCATACCGTCGTAGTCCGGCTAGGGCAACGATTCGCGCCCTTCGTCAACACGTTCTTCGCCGAAAGCGATCAGCCGTATTCGATCGCTCCAGCCCACGCATTGCGTGCATTTGGCGACATCAATCGCATTCAGTTCAACGACACACCGTCGGTCAGTGACGGGCCGTTCCGGTTCGTTTCGTGGACCCACGGGGACCGGATCGTGCTCGTTCGCAACGCGGGTTTCTTCAAAGGTACCCCGCAGTTATCGCGCGTCGTCGTGCAGTTCGTACCCGACGAGAATACGGCCGTCAATCTGCTACGGACACATTCGATCGACTACGTCTATCAGCCATCGATCGAAACGTATTCGGCACTGTCGGCGTTGCCGGACGCGCACATTGTGTGGAGCGACATGAACGGATACGAGGCAGTCGAGTTCAATCTCGCGCACCGGCAAACCCGCGACCCACACGTGCGCCGCGCGATCGCGCGAGCGATCGACAAAGCGAGTCTCGTCGAACGGCTGACCCACGGCCAAGAAAAGGTCGCGACGGAAGATATTCCGGATTGGATGTGGGCATTCGACCCATCGGTTCGTTCGTATCCGTTCGACATCGCGGCGGCACGGCGCGAACTCACCGCGGACGGCTACACCTTCGGTTCCGACGGACTTGCTCGTAAGGCCGGCTCGCCGCTACAGCTTCTACTCGTCACCGATACGTCGGACGTCACCCATCGCGAAGAAAGCGTTCTGCTGCAAAGTGCGTTACGCTCGATCGGCATCGACATCACCATCAAGACCTATCCGCAGGCGACGCTCTTCGAGGCTGCGGCCAGCGGCGGCATCGTGCAGGGCGGCAAGTTCGACATCACGCTCGCGCCCTGGTACGCAGGCATCGATCCCGACGACTCATCGCAGTTCCTGTGCGCGAACATGCCACCCAACGGCTATAATACGTCTCGCTATTGCAATCCAGAGATGGAAGCCGCGCAAGCCGACGCGTTGACGCACTACGATCAAGCGCTTCGAGCGGTTGCGTACGGACGGGTTCAGCGACTGCTAGCGCGCGACGTGCCGTACGTCTTCTTGTGGTGGAAGCGGCAGATGGAGCCCATCAGCGTCGATTTCAAAGGTTTCGCACCCAACGCGTCCACCGAGTCGTGGAACGCGTGGCAGTGGAGTATATAA